The following are encoded together in the Pedobacter steynii genome:
- the uvrA gene encoding excinuclease ABC subunit UvrA, with the protein MSKNTVDLGEQKDVEVYGARVHNLKNIDISFPRNKLVVITGLSGSGKSSLAFDTIYAEGQRRYMETFSAYSRQFMGGMERPDVDKVSGLSPVIAIEQKTTSKNPRSTVGTITEIYDFMRLLYARAADAFSYNTGEKMERMSEDQILGNIYNKFEDMPVNILAPVVKGRKGHYRELFEQIRKQGYVKVRIDGEIQDISPKMQVDRYKIHDIEIVVDRLIIDKKDQKRLQDSLQTAMRLGKGIIKISDKDNNVSHFSRFLMCPTTGISYDEPQPNSFSFNSPYGACENCDGLGYIFVIDKESVMPNPKLSIMSGGLAPLGEYRDIWVFQVLKAVAKKYNFSLSTPLEKLSEEHISIILNGSHELLSVAVEYNKWNVQNYQITFDGIIKLLEEQQEKKGEGAIDDMETFRKLKTCPVCNGARLKKESLHFKIDGKNIFELAEMDINSLKNWYIDVESRLSERQNTIAKEILKEIRARLGFLTDVGLNYLSLDRTARTLSGGEAQRIRLATQIGSQLMNVMYILDEPSIGLHQRDNERLIGALKNLRDLGNTVLVVEHDKDMILEADHVIDVGPAAGVRGGQIVAQGTPAEILKSDTLTAAYLNGKKGIEVPKKRRKGTGHKLSIIKASGHNLKDVSVDFPLGKFIAVTGVSGSGKSSLITETLYPILNHHFFRAKKHPLPYEKINGIKEIDKVIEIDQAPIGRTPRSNPSTYTGVFSDIRNLFVQLPEAKIRGYKPGRFSFNVKGGRCETCQGGGMKVIEMNFLPDVQVPCEECGGKRYNRETLEVRYRGKSISDVLDMSIEDACDFFENMPVIYRKIKTLKDVGLGYITLGQSSTTLSGGEAQRVKLATELSKKDTGKTFYILDEPTTGLHFEDINVLLGVLNELVEKGNTVLVIEHNLDVVKVADWVIDLGEEGGIGGGRIIFEGTPEGLVQNPISLTGKFLKKEMGL; encoded by the coding sequence ATGAGCAAAAATACCGTTGACCTGGGCGAGCAAAAGGATGTAGAAGTATATGGAGCCAGGGTACATAACCTAAAAAATATAGATATTTCCTTTCCGCGGAACAAACTGGTAGTGATTACTGGTCTGAGTGGCAGTGGAAAGTCCTCATTGGCTTTCGATACGATTTATGCAGAAGGGCAGAGGAGATATATGGAAACTTTCAGTGCCTATTCCCGCCAGTTTATGGGGGGGATGGAGCGTCCGGATGTGGATAAAGTATCTGGCCTGAGTCCTGTAATTGCCATTGAGCAAAAAACAACCAGTAAAAACCCGAGGTCTACTGTAGGTACCATTACTGAAATCTACGATTTCATGCGTTTACTCTATGCCCGTGCAGCAGATGCTTTCTCTTATAATACAGGGGAAAAAATGGAGCGGATGAGTGAAGACCAGATTCTTGGCAATATCTACAATAAGTTTGAAGATATGCCGGTTAATATCCTTGCTCCGGTAGTGAAAGGACGTAAAGGACATTATAGAGAATTATTTGAGCAGATCAGGAAACAGGGCTATGTAAAGGTTCGTATAGATGGCGAAATTCAGGACATCAGCCCGAAAATGCAGGTAGATCGTTATAAGATCCATGATATTGAAATTGTGGTTGATAGGCTGATCATCGATAAAAAAGACCAGAAGCGTTTGCAGGATTCCCTTCAAACGGCTATGCGTTTAGGAAAGGGGATCATCAAAATCAGCGATAAAGATAACAACGTATCCCATTTCAGCCGTTTCCTGATGTGTCCGACAACAGGGATTTCCTATGACGAACCGCAGCCAAACAGTTTCTCTTTCAACTCTCCTTATGGGGCATGTGAAAATTGTGATGGACTTGGTTATATTTTCGTGATTGACAAGGAGTCGGTGATGCCTAACCCGAAATTGAGCATCATGAGTGGCGGACTGGCCCCGCTTGGAGAATACCGTGATATCTGGGTTTTTCAGGTGCTTAAGGCGGTAGCTAAGAAATATAACTTTTCCTTATCTACCCCACTTGAAAAGCTGAGTGAAGAACACATCAGCATTATCCTGAATGGCTCGCATGAATTGCTGAGCGTAGCAGTGGAATACAACAAATGGAACGTTCAAAACTACCAGATTACCTTTGATGGCATCATCAAATTACTGGAAGAACAGCAGGAGAAAAAAGGAGAGGGTGCGATAGATGATATGGAGACTTTCCGGAAGCTGAAAACCTGTCCGGTTTGTAACGGGGCAAGGTTAAAAAAGGAGAGTCTTCATTTTAAAATTGATGGTAAAAACATCTTTGAACTGGCTGAAATGGATATCAATAGCCTTAAAAACTGGTATATTGATGTGGAAAGCCGTTTAAGTGAGAGACAAAATACCATTGCGAAAGAGATTCTTAAAGAGATCAGGGCCAGATTGGGCTTTCTGACGGATGTCGGGCTGAATTATTTGTCTCTGGACCGTACCGCCCGTACATTGTCGGGAGGAGAGGCACAAAGGATTCGCCTTGCGACACAAATTGGCTCGCAGCTGATGAATGTCATGTACATTCTGGATGAGCCAAGTATCGGCTTACATCAGCGCGACAATGAACGTCTGATTGGGGCACTTAAAAACCTGCGTGACCTTGGAAATACCGTATTGGTGGTAGAACATGATAAAGACATGATCCTGGAAGCTGATCATGTAATCGATGTGGGACCGGCTGCAGGTGTTCGCGGAGGTCAGATCGTTGCTCAGGGTACACCCGCGGAGATCTTAAAATCAGACACTTTAACTGCTGCTTACCTGAATGGTAAAAAAGGAATTGAAGTCCCTAAAAAACGCAGAAAGGGAACCGGGCATAAGTTATCTATCATTAAAGCGAGTGGACATAATTTAAAAGATGTTTCTGTAGATTTTCCCCTTGGTAAGTTTATTGCCGTAACAGGCGTTTCGGGAAGTGGAAAATCAAGTCTGATTACAGAAACCTTGTATCCTATATTAAACCATCATTTTTTCCGGGCCAAGAAACATCCTTTGCCTTATGAAAAGATCAATGGAATTAAAGAAATAGATAAGGTTATTGAAATAGATCAGGCCCCGATCGGCCGGACACCAAGGTCTAACCCTTCTACTTATACTGGTGTGTTTTCTGATATCAGAAACCTGTTTGTGCAATTGCCTGAGGCGAAGATCAGGGGATATAAACCTGGTCGTTTCTCTTTTAATGTAAAAGGAGGAAGGTGTGAAACCTGTCAGGGCGGTGGAATGAAAGTGATCGAGATGAATTTTCTGCCTGATGTTCAGGTACCATGCGAAGAATGTGGCGGAAAAAGGTACAACAGGGAGACGCTGGAGGTTCGTTACCGGGGTAAATCCATTAGTGATGTGCTCGATATGAGTATTGAAGATGCATGCGATTTCTTTGAAAATATGCCGGTGATTTACCGGAAGATAAAGACGCTGAAGGATGTTGGTTTAGGGTACATTACGCTAGGTCAGTCTTCTACAACTCTTTCGGGCGGTGAAGCACAACGGGTTAAGCTGGCCACTGAATTGTCTAAAAAAGATACGGGTAAAACATTTTATATTCTGGATGAACCCACTACTGGCCTGCATTTTGAGGATATAAATGTTTTGTTGGGTGTGCTGAACGAATTGGTGGAAAAAGGGAATACAGTACTGGTGATTGAGCACAACCTGGATGTCGTAAAAGTAGCAGATTGGGTAATTGATTTAGGAGAAGAAGGTGGCATAGGTGGTGGTAGAATCATATTTGAAGGAACTCCTGAAGGATTGGTACAAAACCCAATAAGTTTAACCGGTAAATTTTTGAAGAAAGAAATGGGCTTATAA
- a CDS encoding NAD(P)H-hydrate dehydratase: MSVFLNAFLPDTDPSSKLQVVDRGLSKQSAEASASPYKLIEEEDIRELVKPRMPFSHKGTYGHALIIAGEIRTMGAAMLAAKGCLYGGAGLTTVSIPETGLTALNSALPEVMFLERKQLIKMKSLKKYNAIAIGPGIGKLLDGMAVLEGFFALKRPVIADADALGLLGEHQDLLYHLPKDSILTPHVKEFDVLFGQHKNWWERLQTARMEAKKLGTVIVLKNQFTFIIDQQGDVMINQTGNPAMAQGGMGDVLTGLVAAYVAQGYSAKAAAILACYFHGKAGDELAKDNFSVTASQVAEEIPKTVKRFIDLRSGN, from the coding sequence ATGTCAGTCTTCCTGAATGCTTTTCTGCCCGATACTGACCCATCGAGTAAATTACAGGTGGTAGATCGGGGTTTAAGTAAACAAAGTGCAGAAGCGTCTGCTTCTCCTTATAAATTAATCGAAGAAGAAGATATCAGGGAGCTGGTCAAGCCTAGAATGCCCTTTTCTCATAAAGGAACATATGGCCATGCTTTGATCATTGCCGGAGAAATCCGGACGATGGGGGCAGCCATGCTGGCAGCGAAAGGCTGTCTGTATGGCGGTGCTGGCTTAACCACAGTTTCTATCCCGGAAACTGGCTTAACGGCATTAAACTCTGCCTTACCTGAAGTGATGTTTCTGGAAAGAAAGCAACTGATAAAAATGAAATCCCTGAAGAAGTATAATGCCATTGCGATAGGTCCCGGGATTGGGAAGTTATTGGATGGTATGGCAGTTCTGGAAGGTTTTTTTGCACTAAAGCGTCCGGTAATCGCGGATGCCGATGCCCTGGGGCTTTTAGGAGAGCATCAGGACTTACTTTATCATTTGCCAAAGGATTCGATCTTAACCCCCCATGTAAAAGAGTTTGATGTGCTATTTGGTCAGCATAAAAACTGGTGGGAAAGGCTGCAGACGGCAAGGATGGAAGCCAAAAAATTAGGAACAGTGATCGTCCTTAAAAATCAGTTTACTTTTATTATTGATCAGCAGGGTGATGTCATGATCAACCAGACTGGTAATCCGGCAATGGCGCAGGGAGGGATGGGAGATGTTCTTACGGGATTGGTTGCCGCTTATGTGGCACAAGGATATAGCGCTAAAGCTGCAGCTATTCTGGCTTGTTATTTTCATGGAAAGGCCGGCGACGAGCTGGCAAAGGATAATTTCAGTGTTACTGCGTCGCAAGTGGCAGAGGAAATCCCAAAAACAGTAAAAAGATTTATAGATTTGAGATCGGGAAACTAA
- a CDS encoding anti-sigma factor has protein sequence MEEGKAYIESGILELYVLGELNAEEQHEVEAMAGKYPEVKQEISAIALAMEQYAIRHAVQPSVGLENKILARIDGNTAATDEVPDSSATLVAGGAKILPLYPEGYESKLKTLRIALIACAVLLIVSGIALYFAHTELGAAKQQIIALNQDKERFANTVNYMKETNKELQTIADMPNDPDWKIVKLAGTKMDPQAKMMVYWHTSGRHVMVDNSKMGLPQNDEAHQYQLWALVNGKPVDLGVFDVKTDTAHILLKMKEIGGAQAFAVTLEKRGGVPSPTMDQMIVMGGVSI, from the coding sequence GTGGAAGAGGGAAAAGCATATATAGAATCAGGCATACTTGAACTTTATGTTCTTGGCGAGTTAAACGCGGAGGAACAGCATGAAGTAGAAGCAATGGCAGGAAAATACCCTGAGGTAAAACAGGAGATTTCTGCGATTGCGCTGGCTATGGAACAATATGCAATCAGACATGCTGTTCAGCCCTCTGTAGGATTAGAAAATAAAATCTTAGCCAGGATTGACGGAAATACAGCAGCAACAGATGAAGTTCCTGACAGCAGTGCAACTCTGGTAGCCGGGGGAGCTAAAATTCTGCCCTTATACCCTGAAGGTTATGAATCAAAACTAAAAACCCTTCGGATTGCCCTGATCGCTTGTGCAGTATTGCTGATTGTAAGTGGGATAGCCCTTTACTTTGCACATACAGAATTAGGTGCTGCCAAACAACAAATCATTGCACTGAATCAGGATAAAGAAAGATTTGCCAATACGGTGAATTACATGAAAGAAACCAATAAAGAACTACAGACCATTGCTGATATGCCTAATGATCCGGACTGGAAGATTGTAAAACTTGCAGGCACAAAAATGGATCCTCAGGCTAAAATGATGGTTTACTGGCATACTTCAGGCCGCCATGTTATGGTGGACAACTCTAAAATGGGACTTCCTCAAAATGACGAAGCACATCAATACCAGCTTTGGGCTCTTGTAAATGGAAAACCTGTAGATCTTGGGGTCTTTGATGTAAAAACAGACACCGCACACATTCTCCTTAAAATGAAAGAAATCGGAGGAGCACAAGCCTTTGCCGTAACTTTGGAAAAACGTGGAGGCGTACCTAGTCCTACAATGGATCAAATGATTGTGATGGGTGGAGTATCGATTTAG
- a CDS encoding RNA polymerase sigma factor, whose product MATAKKISLSEEELVRSLKNRDTTAVKALYDMYSGALFGVISRIIPQTEVAEDLLQETFLKIWNSADAYDSSKGRLFTWMMNIARNLSIDKVRSKDFKNSNKNQDIENNVDFIDTQKEVTFNADAIGLKDMVTSLKPEFNHVLDMVYFKGYTHVEAAEELDLPLGTVKTRIRMAIMELRKNFN is encoded by the coding sequence TTGGCAACAGCAAAAAAGATATCACTCTCCGAAGAAGAGTTGGTCCGGTCCTTAAAAAACCGCGATACAACTGCTGTTAAAGCTTTGTACGATATGTATTCGGGGGCACTGTTTGGTGTCATCTCCAGAATTATTCCGCAAACTGAGGTGGCGGAAGATCTATTGCAAGAAACTTTCCTTAAAATATGGAATTCTGCTGATGCTTATGACAGCAGTAAAGGCCGCTTATTCACCTGGATGATGAATATTGCCAGGAACTTATCCATTGATAAGGTCCGTTCAAAAGACTTTAAAAACAGCAACAAAAACCAGGACATAGAAAATAACGTAGATTTCATTGATACTCAGAAAGAAGTAACTTTCAATGCAGATGCAATTGGCTTAAAAGACATGGTTACCTCACTTAAGCCAGAATTTAATCATGTATTAGATATGGTCTATTTTAAGGGATATACACATGTAGAAGCCGCTGAGGAGCTGGACTTACCATTGGGTACGGTAAAAACGCGTATCCGAATGGCAATTATGGAACTAAGAAAGAATTTTAATTAA
- the lipA gene encoding lipoyl synthase — MIALPVVSANPVQRKPDWLRVKLPVGKEYAQVRSLVDTHKLHTICESGNCPNMGECWGAGTATFMILGNICTRSCSFCAVATGRPLAVDTDEPNRVANSVKLMQVKHCVITSVDRDDLKDGGSIIWAETLQAIRRESPETTLETLIPDFRGIWDNLYRVLEERPEVMSHNIETVRRLTKQVRIQAKYDRSLECLKRISDFGLRTKTGIMLGLGETEEDVYEAMDDLVANGVHILTLGQYLQPTRNHHPVLDWIHPDQFAKYKEVGMAKGFKYVESGPLVRSSYHAEKHLFDL, encoded by the coding sequence ATGATCGCACTTCCGGTTGTTTCCGCAAACCCAGTACAACGTAAACCAGATTGGCTTAGAGTTAAGCTTCCTGTAGGTAAAGAATATGCACAGGTACGTAGTCTTGTAGACACACATAAACTGCATACCATATGCGAAAGCGGCAATTGTCCAAATATGGGCGAATGCTGGGGCGCAGGTACTGCAACCTTTATGATCCTTGGAAATATCTGTACCCGTTCCTGCTCATTCTGTGCAGTCGCTACAGGCAGACCTTTAGCCGTGGATACTGATGAGCCAAACCGGGTAGCAAATTCTGTGAAATTAATGCAGGTAAAACACTGTGTCATCACCTCTGTTGACAGAGATGACCTTAAAGACGGCGGTTCCATTATCTGGGCCGAGACTTTGCAGGCGATCAGAAGAGAAAGTCCTGAAACCACACTGGAAACATTAATTCCTGACTTCAGAGGAATCTGGGACAACCTATATCGCGTTCTGGAAGAAAGACCAGAAGTGATGTCTCATAACATTGAAACCGTAAGACGTTTAACCAAACAAGTTCGTATCCAGGCTAAGTATGACAGAAGTCTGGAATGTCTTAAACGCATCTCTGATTTTGGATTGAGAACCAAAACAGGCATCATGCTCGGACTCGGAGAAACGGAAGAAGATGTATACGAAGCAATGGACGATCTTGTCGCCAATGGCGTACATATCCTTACTTTAGGCCAATACTTACAACCTACCCGCAACCACCATCCGGTATTGGATTGGATCCACCCCGATCAGTTCGCAAAATATAAAGAAGTGGGAATGGCTAAAGGATTCAAATACGTAGAAAGTGGCCCGCTGGTACGTTCTTCATACCACGCTGAAAAGCATCTATTTGATTTATAA
- a CDS encoding OsmC family protein yields the protein MATSKITYNGGLRTTSVHERSGNEIITDAPVDNKGKGAAFSPTDLLATSLGNCMLTIVGIAANEHGFNIDGTTCEITKIMAENPRRVSEIVVNFQFPSSDYSDKDKKIIERSANTCPVMFSLHPDIKKTVSFNY from the coding sequence ATGGCAACTTCAAAAATAACCTATAATGGTGGTTTAAGAACCACTTCCGTTCATGAGCGTTCGGGAAATGAAATCATTACAGATGCCCCTGTAGATAATAAGGGAAAAGGAGCAGCTTTTTCACCGACAGACTTATTAGCCACATCACTGGGGAACTGCATGCTGACTATTGTTGGGATTGCAGCAAATGAACATGGCTTTAATATCGACGGTACCACTTGTGAGATCACTAAGATTATGGCTGAAAATCCGAGAAGGGTTTCGGAAATTGTGGTCAACTTCCAGTTCCCTTCAAGTGATTATTCTGATAAGGATAAAAAGATTATCGAGAGATCGGCAAATACTTGTCCTGTCATGTTCAGCTTACATCCTGATATTAAGAAAACGGTTTCTTTTAATTATTAA
- the ytxJ gene encoding bacillithiol system redox-active protein YtxJ, whose translation MQWKYLTDLAQISDIQKETGYSLIFKHSTRCSVSMMAKRRFEMDWEAIPQDTSLYFLDLISYRAISAQIAETFQVHHESPQILLIKDGECVLDASHSDISAEEVAEVINN comes from the coding sequence ATGCAGTGGAAATATTTAACTGATCTGGCTCAGATCAGCGACATACAAAAAGAAACAGGGTATAGTTTGATCTTTAAACACAGCACCCGCTGTTCGGTGAGCATGATGGCAAAAAGACGCTTTGAAATGGACTGGGAAGCAATTCCTCAAGATACTTCATTGTACTTCCTCGATTTAATCAGCTATCGTGCGATTTCCGCACAAATAGCTGAGACTTTTCAGGTACATCATGAATCCCCCCAAATTCTGTTGATTAAAGATGGAGAATGCGTTCTTGATGCTTCACACAGTGACATTTCCGCAGAGGAAGTTGCCGAAGTGATTAATAATTAA
- the ribH gene encoding 6,7-dimethyl-8-ribityllumazine synthase, whose product MATQLKNLSDFSHTTIPNGSAFKIAIAVAEWNAEITGSLYNGALQTLINNGVLAENILSVAVPGSFELTSAADILLQKHKDLDAVICLGCVIQGETRHFDFICDAVAQGVTQVSVKYSKPVIFGVLTTNDQQQAIDRAGGKHGNKGDEAAITALKMAELVATI is encoded by the coding sequence ATGGCAACACAACTTAAAAATCTCTCTGACTTTTCTCATACAACCATTCCTAACGGGAGCGCTTTTAAAATCGCAATCGCCGTTGCAGAATGGAATGCAGAAATTACGGGCAGCCTGTATAATGGCGCTTTACAAACCTTAATCAACAATGGAGTATTGGCAGAAAATATTCTTTCCGTAGCAGTACCAGGTAGTTTCGAACTGACTTCTGCCGCGGATATCCTTCTACAAAAACACAAGGATCTTGATGCAGTAATTTGTCTGGGATGTGTAATTCAGGGAGAGACCAGACATTTTGACTTTATCTGTGATGCAGTAGCTCAGGGTGTAACTCAGGTAAGTGTTAAATACAGTAAACCTGTAATCTTCGGCGTACTGACTACAAATGATCAGCAGCAGGCGATAGATCGCGCAGGTGGCAAACATGGCAACAAAGGCGATGAAGCTGCAATTACAGCCCTTAAAATGGCGGAGCTGGTTGCTACAATTTAG
- a CDS encoding tetratricopeptide repeat protein has product MSTTEKEVSHPVKKGSFLEENSKSLLFIAGAVVLLIGVYLWYQNVYLKNRAIEASAKMYKAEKFLGVDSLANKAINGGLDYPGFEKIAEEYDNTKSANLANLYLGGIYLRKGEYKKATEALGKYSETGSPVADPLALGLLGDAYSELKDFKQAATYYKKAADKASNKFTSPLFLKKLGLVYEHLKDFKSAEDAYTKIKTQYPESQEAAMVDEFIARASAQIK; this is encoded by the coding sequence ATGTCTACAACAGAAAAAGAAGTAAGTCACCCGGTAAAGAAGGGTTCCTTTTTAGAAGAAAACTCAAAAAGCCTTTTGTTCATTGCAGGCGCTGTAGTGTTATTAATTGGCGTTTACCTTTGGTACCAAAACGTATATTTAAAAAACAGAGCAATAGAAGCATCTGCAAAAATGTACAAAGCAGAAAAGTTTCTTGGAGTAGATTCACTTGCCAATAAAGCAATCAATGGAGGATTAGATTATCCTGGTTTTGAGAAAATTGCAGAAGAGTATGACAATACAAAATCGGCAAATCTGGCTAATCTGTATTTAGGTGGTATCTATCTGCGTAAAGGCGAGTACAAAAAAGCAACTGAAGCTTTAGGCAAATATTCAGAAACAGGTAGCCCTGTTGCAGACCCTTTGGCATTAGGTTTATTGGGTGATGCTTATAGTGAGCTGAAAGATTTTAAACAAGCTGCAACTTATTACAAGAAAGCCGCTGATAAAGCAAGCAACAAATTCACCTCTCCTTTATTCCTTAAAAAACTAGGATTGGTTTACGAACATCTTAAAGATTTCAAATCTGCAGAAGATGCTTATACAAAAATTAAAACTCAATATCCTGAAAGCCAGGAAGCAGCTATGGTTGATGAATTCATTGCCCGTGCTTCAGCTCAGATAAAATAG
- the recF gene encoding DNA replication/repair protein RecF (All proteins in this family for which functions are known are DNA-binding proteins that assist the filamentation of RecA onto DNA for the initiation of recombination or recombinational repair.) produces the protein MWLKNITLLNFKNYADASLSFSKTVNAFVGNNGAGKTNLLDAIHYLCLCKGYFNPIDSQQIKTSEDLFLIQGDFEREKKNEKITCGVKRNQKKQFKRNKKEYDKLASHIGLFPLVMISPYDTNIIMDGSEERRRFMDNVVSQTDAHYLDELILYNRHLLNRNALLKQIAVTRSYDPTLLEIYNEQLVQSGNRIFAKREQFMKDFIPLFDKYYKFLTDDKEEVSLFYQSQLSDTPFLQLLAQSIEKDKILERTTTGIHKDELVFTITGMPLKKFGSQGQQKSFLIALKLAQYAYLQRFKGFKPLLLLDDIFDKLDDSRMHKLMEMVSHQDFGQIFITDTGRDRVMAVFNKIDVAVTLFEVNNGAVNHA, from the coding sequence ATGTGGTTAAAAAACATTACACTCCTCAACTTTAAGAACTATGCTGATGCAAGCCTCAGTTTTTCGAAAACTGTGAATGCATTTGTGGGTAATAATGGTGCCGGCAAAACAAATTTACTGGATGCTATACATTACCTGTGCTTGTGTAAAGGCTACTTTAATCCAATAGACAGTCAGCAGATTAAGACTTCTGAAGATTTGTTTCTGATTCAGGGGGACTTTGAACGGGAGAAGAAGAATGAGAAGATCACCTGTGGTGTAAAGAGAAACCAGAAGAAACAATTTAAGCGAAATAAAAAAGAGTACGATAAACTGGCCAGCCATATTGGTTTGTTTCCTTTAGTGATGATTTCTCCTTATGATACCAATATCATTATGGATGGGAGTGAGGAACGTCGTCGCTTTATGGACAATGTAGTTTCACAGACAGACGCGCATTATCTGGATGAATTGATTTTATATAACAGACATCTTTTAAACAGGAATGCTTTGCTGAAGCAGATTGCGGTAACCAGGAGTTATGATCCGACCCTGCTGGAGATTTACAATGAGCAGCTGGTTCAATCCGGAAACCGGATCTTTGCCAAACGTGAGCAATTTATGAAGGATTTTATCCCTTTGTTTGATAAATATTATAAGTTCCTTACAGACGACAAGGAAGAAGTCAGCTTGTTTTATCAGTCGCAGTTAAGTGATACTCCATTTCTTCAGTTGCTGGCACAATCTATTGAAAAGGATAAAATTTTGGAAAGGACTACTACCGGTATTCATAAAGACGAACTGGTCTTTACCATTACCGGAATGCCTTTAAAGAAGTTCGGGTCCCAGGGACAGCAGAAATCTTTTTTAATTGCGTTGAAGTTGGCTCAATATGCTTATCTTCAAAGGTTTAAAGGATTTAAGCCGCTGTTGCTTTTGGATGATATTTTCGACAAACTGGACGATAGCAGGATGCATAAGCTGATGGAAATGGTATCCCACCAGGATTTTGGGCAAATTTTTATTACAGATACCGGCAGAGATCGGGTAATGGCTGTGTTTAATAAAATAGATGTAGCGGTTACTTTATTTGAGGTAAATAACGGAGCAGTAAATCATGCGTAA
- a CDS encoding DUF721 domain-containing protein, which translates to MRKPNDITLKEGIGKMLNVYKLKGKFDETSIIALWPELMGVAIGNRTTQIYISQKKLFVRIESSVIKNELMMVRTGIIEKLNERAGSEVITEIVFL; encoded by the coding sequence ATGCGTAAACCTAATGACATCACTTTAAAAGAAGGCATTGGAAAAATGCTCAATGTATATAAGCTTAAGGGCAAATTTGATGAAACTTCCATCATTGCGCTTTGGCCGGAACTGATGGGGGTTGCAATTGGTAACCGTACCACACAGATTTACATCAGTCAGAAGAAACTATTTGTGAGAATAGAGTCTTCTGTGATTAAAAACGAACTGATGATGGTCAGAACCGGAATCATTGAAAAATTAAATGAGCGTGCCGGTTCTGAAGTAATCACAGAAATCGTATTTCTTTAG
- a CDS encoding FKBP-type peptidyl-prolyl cis-trans isomerase, which translates to MKRIFITLLLPFCTLITLAQTKGKKATATKKTTTQKTATKVTFNNSLDSASYAFGANMASSMKNDGLGSLNYDLLIKGLKDAFEGKTLLISKEQAQQPISNLFNGLSKKKFAVNIAEGKTFLENNKKQAGVQVTPSGLQYIVLKAGDGIKPKVTDTVLAHYKGTLLNGKQFDSSYDRNEPLSLPLNRVIAGWTEGMQLMSVGSKYKFFIPYHLAYGERGAGQDIPPYSTLIFEVELLKVNGK; encoded by the coding sequence ATGAAAAGAATTTTTATCACCTTGTTACTTCCCTTTTGTACGCTCATCACTCTGGCACAAACAAAAGGCAAAAAGGCAACAGCCACTAAAAAAACAACCACTCAAAAAACTGCAACCAAAGTCACTTTTAACAACAGCCTTGACTCTGCGAGTTATGCTTTCGGAGCAAACATGGCAAGCAGTATGAAAAATGATGGCCTGGGAAGCTTAAATTATGATCTTTTGATCAAAGGATTAAAAGATGCTTTTGAAGGAAAAACCTTACTCATTAGCAAAGAGCAAGCCCAGCAACCCATCAGTAATTTATTTAACGGCCTCAGCAAAAAGAAATTTGCAGTGAATATTGCCGAAGGAAAAACCTTTCTTGAAAATAATAAAAAGCAGGCAGGCGTTCAGGTGACCCCAAGCGGATTGCAATATATTGTATTGAAAGCTGGTGATGGAATCAAACCTAAGGTAACTGATACGGTTTTGGCACATTATAAAGGTACCTTATTAAATGGAAAACAGTTCGACAGCTCTTATGACAGAAATGAGCCACTTTCTCTTCCTTTAAACCGGGTAATTGCCGGCTGGACTGAAGGTATGCAGCTGATGTCTGTAGGCTCAAAATATAAATTCTTTATCCCTTACCATCTGGCCTATGGCGAACGTGGTGCCGGACAGGACATTCCGCCTTACAGTACACTGATTTTTGAAGTGGAGCTATTGAAAGTGAACGGCAAATAA